The DNA sequence TACGTCGCTTCCATATCGGGTTCGTTTTGGAGGCTGATGTAGTCCGGGATGATTCCCATCTGTTCGTAGGACTGCAAGGAGGTTTTCCACCAGTGGGCAAATTCGCTATAGACGTATTTGCCGTAAGGGTCGTTGCTTGAGGTCTTAAGCGATTTGTCGCTCTTGGAATGTCCATCCGAGCCGTTCACGCTGCCACTTGGCTTGAGACGGCCTGGTGCTGACCAGCTGGACATTTCGATTTTGAGGTGGTTGCCGAGACGCTGCTTGCCGGCTTTGACTATGGCTGCATCGGCTGCAATGCTTGTTGTGTCTTCCTGTTTCCAGTTGCCGATGCGGAGCAGCGAGAGGTTGAGTCCTGTAAATGCTGTGTCGTAGAAGTCCTTTTGCAAGGAAGAACTCATTGCTGTAATCCAGCTTTGGTAATAGGCGGCTCCTGCGCCAAATCCGACTACCTTCTGAGCTGTAGTGGCTGGGTCAACTGAAATTGTTGCGGCAAATGCACTTGAAGCGAGCAATGCCGTGGTAATGATTTTTTTCATAAACGCTCCTTATATCACACCAAGATATACCATACACCGGGAGAGAAAGATACAAAAAGTAGTAAGGAGTTTCAAGAATTTTAAAGCTTGGGATTTAGACGAAATGTGATCCTGACCACGTAAGGAGCAGGATCCAGTAAAATTATTTACTAGAAAAAATGGATGCTTCGTTCTTCGAATTCAGCATGACGAGTGTGAAAGGAGCATTTCACTAAGGAATCTGAATAAAAGTTCCTAACTCCTAATTCCGAATTAATATGCCCCGTCACCCTTGAACACGACCTTGAATGTCTTGAGAATGAGCTTGAAGTCATCCCCAAGCTTGCCGTCGCGACGGATGTAGTCGTTGTCGAGACGCATCTGACCTTCGAACGGGATGTTGCTGCGACCGCTGACCTGCCAAATGCAAGTAAGGCCCGGCGTCACGGAGAGACGCATGCGGTGCCACGGTTCGTATTCGGCCACTTCGGAGGGAATTGGCGGGCGCGGTCCGACAATGGACATGTCGCCTTTAAGGATGTTGATGAGCTGCGGCAGTTCGTCGAGACTGAACTTGCGGAGAATATGGCCAAACGGATAAATACGCGGGTCGTTCTTCATCTTGAAGGTCTTGCCGCCTGTTTCGTTCATGGCCATGAGTTCTTTTTTGCGCTCTTCGGCGTCGGCGTACATGCTGCGGAACTTGTACATTGTAAACAGGGTGCCGTTTTTGCCGACTCGTGTCTGCTTGAAGATAATCGGACCCTTTGGATCGCTGATTTTTACGGCGAGTGCGCAGAACAAAAGGAGCGGGGAGAGCACTATCAATGCTGCAGAAGTGCAGGTGATGTCCACAATTCTCTTGATGATGTGCCTAAAACGGATCTTGTGCGGGTGGACCCAGATGTCCGAAAGGTTCAGTCTGTTGAGCGTGAAGAAACTTCCGTTCGTACTGTTGAATTCCTTCAGCTTATCGTCCATTTCGAGGTTGTCCTTTTCCTGGTAGCCGGTGTAAAGGTAAGCCTGGAAGATAGGGGCCTTTGGCTTGTGGCGGAGTGCCTGGATAAGCCCTGCATCGTTTAGCTTGTGGAGGATTTCCTTGCGGATGCTTTCGAGCGTACTCATGTCTGAGTTCAAAAGGATAATGCCGATACCGCTGTTGTCGCTCAAGTAACCGAGGACGTCGATAAAGCGCAGATGCGAAAACATCGTGAGTACGCTGATTTTCCAGGTGTTCTCGACAATCTTCGAGGGACGGCCCCAACCGAGAACATCGAACTGGTGTGAATAAATCTTGATGAAAAGGAAAGGTTTTCGGGTGCGATTCGCGCGCAAAAATTCTTCGTTCAGCCTAGCTTTGAAGAGCTTGGCTGGATACACAATGTTCTTTAACTTCTGTTCGTTAAGAATCGAACCAATTGCGGGATTGACGGTTTCCTGTTCCATGCGCTTAAATATAAAAAAAAGGGGATTGCTTTCAATAAGGGTGCTTTTTTAGGCGTTGTAAATCAATGTTTTCAAATTGAAGAATTTTTATTAGATTTTTCATAGAAGGATAGAAAATGAAAGTTAGACTTTTTTGGATGCTAATTTTTGCGGCATTTTTTTTGGGGTGTCATTCGGAAGGGGGGAGTTCTCCAGGCGAGGATATTCCGTATTCGGTCATGCAGAGGCAAATGTTGCTTGTCGAGGGGTCCAAGGATACCGTTGTTTTGGGTACAAACAAGAAAGGTGCCAAAATAGACGAATCTCCGGAAATGGAAGTTTTGCTCGACTATGACTATTGGGTGGACGGACATAAAGTAACTTGTGGTGAATTTAAATCGGTCATTGATGAATCGGTTGTTGAAAATCGCATCGATTGTGGCCCGGATAGCTTGCCTGTTGTCAATGTGACTTTTTTTGATGCCGTTCTCTTTGCGAATGAAAAAAGTAAAACAGAAAATTTGGACACTGTCTATGAATATTCTAGTGCGGAATTTGACAAAGACGGCCGTTGCGTGAATCTTGCTGGGCTATCTTTCCTTCTCAATAGGAAGGGGTTTAGGCTTCCGACCGAAGCGGAATGGGTTAAGGTGGCCTCACAAAAAGATAAATGCCTGGATTGCTTCGAAAGAGAGAAGGAGTATGTCAACGACTACAAGGGTATTTTCAAAAATGAGGTCATGATAAATTATGCGGGCGCTTCCAGTACAAATGATGTCGATGAGCGAATTATCAAGGGTGGAGCTTCGTCAAGCCTTTATTCAAGAGGGGGAACGTATCCTGTAAGTCCATCTACCTATGATGACTATATTGGATTTCGTTTGGCGATTGGCGTAATCCCTGATGCGGCTTTTTTGGATCAAGGCGGAAAAATCGTAAATTCTCCTGTCAAAGTGGTTTCATCGGTATTGAAACTGTGGGATTATACAAAGACTTCTAAAGTTAAGCTTGTCTTTAAGAACGAAGCTACAGGGAACCTCAATTACATTGATTATGACAACGAAAGTAAAGTTGTTGAACTAGTGGATTCGGTGCCGGCTTATCACCCGGATATTTCACCGGATGGGAGCAAGGTAGCCTATTGTACGGGGATTGAGGGGCTAGATCGCAAGTCTCAGGTTTATGTCCGTAATTTGGATGATGGCAACTCTGGTATTGTGAAATTGGATGTAGAGAGTGCCGCAATTCCTCGCTGGAATGTTTTAGAAAATGGTGATACCGTTATTACCTATGTGACGGGAGCCGGTAACAATTCGAGCGGAAAATCCTTCAAGAGCATGAGCACGTGGCAAGTTCCTTTTGCAAACGGAAAGTTCGGAAAACCTGTTAAGTTGTTTGATGGTTCGTACCATGGTGGTGTCAGCGAAGACGGAAGGCTTGCCGTTACGGGGGCGAAAATTCTTCGGGCTAATGTCAACGGAAAAGAGACTGTCTGGTATAATGGGGAACAATCTTGCAATGTGTCGCTTTCGAGAGATTTTAGCAAGCGTACGTCATTTCTCGATTTCCATAGCGCCACGGGTGAAAAATTTGTGGGCGATAAGTACAAGGTTCATGAAATTCTATTTGTGGCGGATAGTACCGGAAACCTTATTCAATATGTAAAGGCTCCTTATGGCTATGCTTTTGACCATCCTGAATGGGTGACTGGGCGCGTGAACCAGAATATTGTGGCGACCTTTACAAATTCGGATGGCGCTCATTCAAAAATTGTCCTCGTCCATTTGCCCGATAGCTCTATTACATATCTTGTCGAAGGCGATGAACTGTGGCATCCGAGTCTTTGGATTCAGGGGAAAACGAAGGCGCTTTCTAGTTCTAGTGCGTCTGTTGAACGTTCCGAATTATCAAGCAGCAGTGAAGAGATTGCTTCGAACTCTTCG is a window from the Fibrobacter sp. UWB4 genome containing:
- a CDS encoding sugar transferase; this encodes MEQETVNPAIGSILNEQKLKNIVYPAKLFKARLNEEFLRANRTRKPFLFIKIYSHQFDVLGWGRPSKIVENTWKISVLTMFSHLRFIDVLGYLSDNSGIGIILLNSDMSTLESIRKEILHKLNDAGLIQALRHKPKAPIFQAYLYTGYQEKDNLEMDDKLKEFNSTNGSFFTLNRLNLSDIWVHPHKIRFRHIIKRIVDITCTSAALIVLSPLLLFCALAVKISDPKGPIIFKQTRVGKNGTLFTMYKFRSMYADAEERKKELMAMNETGGKTFKMKNDPRIYPFGHILRKFSLDELPQLINILKGDMSIVGPRPPIPSEVAEYEPWHRMRLSVTPGLTCIWQVSGRSNIPFEGQMRLDNDYIRRDGKLGDDFKLILKTFKVVFKGDGAY
- a CDS encoding TIGR02171 family protein: MQRQMLLVEGSKDTVVLGTNKKGAKIDESPEMEVLLDYDYWVDGHKVTCGEFKSVIDESVVENRIDCGPDSLPVVNVTFFDAVLFANEKSKTENLDTVYEYSSAEFDKDGRCVNLAGLSFLLNRKGFRLPTEAEWVKVASQKDKCLDCFEREKEYVNDYKGIFKNEVMINYAGASSTNDVDERIIKGGASSSLYSRGGTYPVSPSTYDDYIGFRLAIGVIPDAAFLDQGGKIVNSPVKVVSSVLKLWDYTKTSKVKLVFKNEATGNLNYIDYDNESKVVELVDSVPAYHPDISPDGSKVAYCTGIEGLDRKSQVYVRNLDDGNSGIVKLDVESAAIPRWNVLENGDTVITYVTGAGNNSSGKSFKSMSTWQVPFANGKFGKPVKLFDGSYHGGVSEDGRLAVTGAKILRANVNGKETVWYNGEQSCNVSLSRDFSKRTSFLDFHSATGEKFVGDKYKVHEILFVADSTGNLIQYVKAPYGYAFDHPEWVTGRVNQNIVATFTNSDGAHSKIVLVHLPDSSITYLVEGDELWHPSLWIQGKTKALSSSSASVERSELSSSSEEIASNSSSSRNDEKSSSSSSENLVEKFVLDEDSAGFYVKNNEFQEAHWSYKMELVWTYMDQADVVVFGSSRPHHGIIPDLFSKQFFVVNLASAHGNLHSSYYMAVNYVLPHYKKLKYIIIEIALDRLWLTKQNSFFYLKSPEIKGYVYDANHDFWKLGVPEGLLEHTQNVPKASSYSANLTERGYMPLKGCSDWRSSVYAERDVAWLDTGRVRLEETLGYLTEIIQLAKAKGIKVVGVEMPLNPNYKNVNAYGKYGLRNSDAPEIIERLNALTQKYDNFTFFDQHKMGEHDYLNGMNYDDDHLCRAGAEQMTHRLDSLLKTLK